A window of Xiphophorus hellerii strain 12219 chromosome 7, Xiphophorus_hellerii-4.1, whole genome shotgun sequence contains these coding sequences:
- the lrrc58b gene encoding leucine-rich repeat-containing protein 58, whose protein sequence is MESQEGAAAAAATRDCVLDFSRLSLNTFNVNNVSEDRQRDTRQLFLNYNRLYSLPSSVSLFYNLEFLDISNNGLTTICEGITRLAKLKTLLAKNNRLDEFSLPKEFGSLQLEVLNFSGNRFQEIPLQCTKLLRLQSLSIGGNRLKSIPAEIEYLTSLEMLYLGGNLISDIPPELAHLPYLTYLVLCDNRIQSVPPQLARLHSLRSLSLHNNLLTYLPREILSLVHLQELSLRGNPLVVRFVKEMIYDPPSLLELAGRTIKSRNIPYFPYDMPSNLVLYLDLASKCPNPKCAGVYFDSCVRQIKFVDFCGKYRLPLMHYLCSPECTSPCSSNPQSDAESEEENSVPADRLQRVLLG, encoded by the exons ATGGAGAGTCaagaaggagcagcagcagcagccgcaaCGAGAGACTGTGTGCTTGACTTTTCACGTCTGAGTTTAAATACTTTCAACGTTAACAATGTCAGCGAGGATAGACAGAGGGACACCAGGCAGCTCTTCCTAAACTACAACCGACTATACTCGCTGCCCTCGTCGGTCAGCCTATTCTACAACCTGGAGTTTTTGGACATTAGCAACAACGGGCTGACGACCATCTGTGAGGGCATCACCAGACTCGCCAAGCTTAAAACCCTCTTAGCCAAGAACAACCGCTTGGACGAGTTCTCTCTGCCAAAGGAGTTCGGCTCTCTGCAGCTGGAAGTGTTGAACTTTAGTGGGAACCGCTTCCAGGAGATCCCGCTCCAGTGTACCAAACTGTTGCGCCTGCAGTCGCTTTCTATCGGCGGAAACAGGCTGAAAAGTATTCCTGCAGAGATAGAATATTTAACCAG TTTGGAGATGTTGTATTTGGGAGGAAACCTCATCTCAGACATTCCTCCTGAACTGGCACACCTGCCCTACCTCACCTACCTGGTGCTATGTGACAACCGCATCCAAAGTGTCCCTCCGCAGCTCGCCAG GCTCCACTCTCTACGATCTTTAAGTCTCCACAACAACCTGCTCACCTACCTGCCTAGAGAGATCCTCAGCCTGGTGCACCTGCAGGAGCTCAGTCTTAGAGGCAATCCCCTTGTGGTGCGCTTTGTCAAAGAGATGATTTATGACCCTCCTTCACTTCTAGAGCTAGCAGGACGTAccattaaaagcagaaatattccCTACTTTCCATATGACATGCCTTCCAACCTGGTGCTCTACTTGGACCTTGCCAGCAAGTGCCCCAATCCCAAATGTGCTG GTGTTTACTTTGATTCATGCGTGCGACAGATCAAATTCGTTGACTTCTGTGGAAAGTACCGGCTGCCCCTCATGCACTACCTGTGCTCCCCGGAGTGCACTTCTCCCTGCAGCTCCAACCCTCAGAGCGACGCAGAGTCTGAGGAGGAGAACAGCGTCCCTGCAGACCGCCTCCAAAGGGTCCTGCTGGGTTAA
- the fstl1b gene encoding follistatin-related protein 1b: MWRSVAVLLLLAVALCKAEELQSKGKVCANVFCGAGRECAVNEKGEPSCLCIESCKPHKRSVCGSNGKTYRNHCELHRDACLSGLKIQVAHDGHCREKKTDQAAASPVVCYAADRNELRGRVIQWLQTEVVPDGWFAKGSNFSEILLKYFKSYDNGDSQLDSSELLKFIQHNESVGELQSYADQESNKLLRSLCIDALIELSDENADWKLNFDEFLNCLKPGFSPPEKKCALEDETYEDGAETQVECNRCVCACGNWVCTAMTCGDKQAAVGESADAEAEMTEEEWNLRVAELNKHQETVEKMKASTKEV; this comes from the exons ATGTGGAGAAGCGTCGCTGTACTCCTTCTGCTGGCCGTGGCTCTCTGTAAAGCAGAG gagctgcagagcaAGGGCAAAGTTTGTGCCAATGTGTTCTGCGGGGCCGGCAGAGAGTGCGCAGTCAATGAAAAGGGGGAACCCAGCTGCCTCTGCATTGAG AGCTGCAAGCCCCATAAGAGGTCAGTGTGTGGCAGCAATGGTAAGACCTACAGGAATCACTGCGAGCTCCACAGAGATGCTTGTCTGAGCGGCCTGAAGATCCAAGTGGCTCATGATGGACATTGTCGGG aaaagaaaacagaccaAGCAGCTGCCAGCCCAG TGGTGTGCTACGCTGCTGACCGCAATGAGCTGAGGGGTCGTGTTATCCAGTGGCTGCAGACTGAAGTCGTCCCTGACGGCTGGTTTGCCAAGGGATCCAACTTCTCTGAAATCCTCCTCAAATACTTCAAG TCATACGACAATGGCGATTCTCAGCTTGACTCCTCTGAGCTGCTCAAATTCATCCAGCACAACGAGTCGGTTGGAGAGCTGCAGTCCTACGCAGACCAGGAGAGCAACAAGCTGCTCAG GAGCCTTTGCATCGACGCCCTCATTGAGCTCTCGGATGAGAACGCTGACTGGAAGCTGAACTTTGATGAGTTCCTCAACTGTCTGAAGCCCGGTTTCAGCCCACCAGAGAAGA AATGCGCCCTGGAGGACGAGACATATGAGGACGGGGCAGAGACCCAGGTTGAATGCAACCGCTGCGTCTGCGCGTGCGGCAACTGGGTCTGCACTGCGATGACCTGTGGTG ACAAACAGGCGGCAGTGGGTGAGTCAGCAGATGCTGAAGCAGAAATGACGGAGGAGGAGTGGAACCTCCGCGTGGCTGAGCTCAACAAACACCAG GAAACGGTTGAGAAGATGAAGGCCAGCACAAAAGAGGTCTGA